Genomic segment of Panicum virgatum strain AP13 chromosome 9N, P.virgatum_v5, whole genome shotgun sequence:
gagtggtattggttccaacaagagcaaagtcaaaggcaagaaatggggcaagaataaatataataggaagatgaagaagcaagaagaaataaagctatctcatttcatgtgctttcaatgccatgagatgggacactttgcaaatggttgccccaacaaagaaaaactcaagttgaagaaggaagaagagaagcttaaacatgtcaaatgcttcaggtgccgcacttggggtcacctcacctcaatgtgcccaaccaagcaattggtgaagcaacaagaacctcaaccaaagccacaagttgagcaagaaAAGGCATcccaacctcaagtcaagatcaaccatgatgatcaagttgatgacttaaagatgatgaaaaagagaacaaaaaggggtggcaaggcaagaacaatgcatccaactcacattcaagatgccaagatgttgAGCAAGAATAAGATTCAAGAGAAGAATCTACATGCTCATatcaagtgccatagttgtgcaatattgtgtcacctagcttcgggttgcccaaacaagcttgagaagaaggctcaagcaaacaatgagaagcaaggcaatgagaagcatcaaatgagtaaggaagaaaaggctcaacaaaagagaagatgctacttatgccgggaaaggggacacatggcttattcatgtcccttaggtaacaattctaagcctattttaattgatgcaaatattatgcttagaaaggatggtaatggtacctcatttgttattattgcaaaacatcctgctattcatactaaggcattgccaaagtatgttgctcctaacttgagaggacccaacctagtttgggtaccatcaaaacgtggatgaatgtgtgtaggtaccaaaggcattggaggcttgattcaaataaaattcatatttttgatcTTATGATTGAATCAAGGAATTGAAGCTTTTTGCATATATACAACCCAATGCCATGACAAGCTTATGAAGTTCAAAGTGCTTTCAACATACAAGTGCAATTATCATGTTGTGGGTGATTTACTGGAAATATTTGATGACTTGCAAACTTATTTGTGTTAAACCTTGCTTTTGGATGAAAAAATCATTTTGcaaattgaaaaatgagctaaatgttatttacttctcaaatgtggcttgaaaactagtacaTATGACATTTGGTTCTTATGTGCACTCTTTGCTTCAAAATTCTGATTTTTCAAAGCTTTTATGGGCTATTTATGAGTTTCCTTTCTTttacttgatttattttttatttctcattcttactcactcatatgagtctttggatggtgttcatgctagttttgagatttttggaatgtTATTTGAGCAATAATCccaattcaaagttgaaattgtgaaagttggcaaaattttgggctgtctgaaatttggtagcgcggacggtccgcgggtaagaggcggacagtccgccattcATGAAGTttttcaccagaggctctgatcagcagaaaattgtagtgcggacagtccgcccatgaaCCGCGGATGGTCCACCAGATGCACCGGTAAGCTTCGGTTACACCGATGATGTGTCCACTAAgtaagcgcggacggtccgccaagtatCCGCGGACGGTCCAGTAGGCTTCAGTCAGTCCGACGCCTGTGCATCGGAGTAATTGGATGACAAGTGATGcaggtgcggacggtccgccagtataCCGCCGACGGTCCGCCTGAGATAAGTTGAATCTGCCCAGAAACAATCTTAGCTCTGTCAAAATCTGGTAGCAATCTAGAAATGTTTGGaagctcaaatttttatggctACTATATGACTTAGTGTCACACATCTCCACAAAATTTTATGGCAATTCAACTTGTACTCTAAGAGATATGATATATTCTTTGAGAGGTACAAAATCTGCCAGAAAAATGACAAATATtggattgatcttgagtcacttaaattgaaaggtTCTCAAGTTGGAACCATCTTTACAAGTGGTTGATGaacctaggtttggttttgagaGGAGGTAGAAGCATAACAAGTATTAGGTACAAGGCCATTTGATTGTGGTGTGCACTTGGCACACATTTGGCACTCAATTGAAAGATCAAGATCAAgctaagaagaaagaaaaggacttaaAGAAAGATGTGAAGATTTTTCATCATGACAAGTCCATAGTTTGATCAATAAATCAAAGTCATTCAAGTGAGTGTCAAGAATGGTTCTTGGAGAGATCACTTCTCCCTGGAGAGGGTCCGGGCCGCCCAAGAGTGGGAGGGACAAGCAAGGTGCTTGGAAGGCCGACATGGAAGTGGTAATCTAGAGTCATTGGAGATGCTTAGTTGAAACTATCAAATGggttgatcaagaaaagcaagcaacacCTAACATAAGAGAGATTCATGATAGTTCAAGTATATTCAAGTGGTATTCTCTTAAGCAAGCAAAgatcaaaaagaagaagcaagccAACCATAACAAGATAGTGCATTTGATCATAAATAATTCTCAATTCACATGGGTGAAAGCATGGTACTCATATTGGCATTCTTTGTCTTCACCAAactattataattggacttcgtgatgctagttggagagctaaattggaatctaatgactatcctctactccaacatagcaaggtgaaattgcttgacatatgcattcatactttgctaaggacatgattagtgcatatagtcatatatagtgatcattcatgaaaaataaaataattttaaatgttttatgatgccactattgcttctatgcttgatatgatttagtggtaacatatgacatgttcatgagctagtaaacccaagtagttgatctagaaaatgagctttcaagtgtttaactcaacattgtcaagataacccttagaatgaggtgtgaagaagcttgtcattggttcaaaccgagttgaattatttgggcaagtagtctagatcaagtcaaagagtAAGAAGCTCATGGTaacaatctagttcaagaattgattatcaatgtcaaattcaacaaagtgatccatcatgattttacaagtgatactagattcaacaaaaggtatatcatggcatctctacaagtgatatatatggtcatacaagtggtaTTCAATCAAGTGGATCTAGTGCAACAATGGTGATTCCACAAGTGATCCacaactttaagtgatcaattcaaatcaagaaagctaccctcaccaagaagagctcaagattcaagtggattgacaaacactttgatatagggggaggagccccactacaaggTATCAAGGTCAAGGATCCTACTAGTGTCCTACATATGGCATTTCAAGGTGgtcttcatgcttccacatgttgttgttacaagtggtgtcaattccaatcaaattgaaagtgtctatcaaaaatgaagattcaagactcaaccatctacccaaatccaactctttgtatcaaaccacaagcgcttcatatgattgcctacaaggggtattcaagtggtaaccctacaagtacaagaggtacaacttcaagtggtagccattgatcttcacatggcaaATTTTATGTGGTTTCGGCtctttttatggtcattgatgacaaagggggaaagaaatgaacaaagatatgaattatccttggatgacaaagggggagatgagatgagagtgcgagcatggacatggatcaagaggagcaatattgaggaggatcaatattcttggacaagaggagcacactagtagggggagcaagctcatgaacttggttgtttgcatttgatatgtacatattcatgtgcttgcttgcatttgcataagttcTAAAATTTATATGTACAatgcttgtgtgtgatgtatgctagtcatagaacttgattgatgatttgataactagcatgcatagattgtaggTAGACATGTTATTTTTACATgtgaatcaagagccttgctaataatattgatctcatgaggtatcttgagtttttgatgcatgtctagttactcattgatgctaaggaatgaatttcaaggatgcaactccaattggtatcacgcttcaaaggtttatcctatataccttagcatcacttagtagtgataacaatcccacaaatttcatatttatgcatgtgtgtgagtttaaaaccaaatctcttgagcacacatgtagggggagttatcactaccaagtcggatttttatggtgcttatccaatcttttacaagtggttttaatggtggataagaaacataaaatccaaaccaagttagctatttacacgtgtgtgaagtgctagcttggaatttgcttaatttccatatctttgtagagttgccatcaattaccaaaaaatgggagattgaaaggcccttgtttggttttggtaattgagtgacaacttaggtggactaataagtgtttatgttgagatgtacatgagattagtccacacaaagacactagtatgagcaacatgtgccatggaggagaaatggctaagggttgatgctatgctcatatagtctgatggaggagctcattgcatatgagacatgacatggagttatgtgaccaaagtggagaagatcaagacaaggcttggcttgatggaccggttgcaatggagaagggcaagtcgagactttgaagcgagggaccgcgaggcggtgatgcttgggcaagatttggcgccgatggaccgagacAACGGTGAAGAgagagcaaggtcaagatcgatggaccaaataggtcatgtgatgatatggagtggatcatatcattcaagaaagatcaagccaagtgttgactcatgatgatgatcaaaaggcttgatggagtttggtgtttgtgtggcatcaatatttgggaagatgaaatagaatgcgcaaggcaaatgtatgacttgtagggcatttcatttcaccggtcaaaggttgtgtagagaagtgcatgaccggatttaggatagatggccgtactatcaagacgggcaaacttgtttgcatatcggtcatctagtgccacttgagcgatctaacattgcgatgttgctaggatcgagtggtgtggtgagatcaagtgaaaatcctttgaaactggttgtgaaatgctaacacacatgcacatggcgttgttcacgtggtggtgttggcacatttgcaaaggagaaggtgttggagttaatgttgatcaacttgtgggaaaaagaaatgacgggcggacggtccggccatgttcggcggatggtccgccagtATAATTCTGTTTTGTCTAGAGAGATCGTAGCTCTGTTTGGGATTGAAGGTCGtactacggacggtccgcccctggtgTGCGGACAGTCTGCAGGTGTTTTAAAGAAATcatccagagaggttgtttctctggcttgggctgaaaagttggactgcggacggtccggccaaggggagcggacggtccgcatgtCACTTAACAAATTGACCAGAGACGTGTTGGGTCTCTGGTGGGTTTTATGagtgaagggcggacggtccgccactggggtgcggacggtccgccggtcagtTGAGAAAATGAACAGAGACGATTTTGCTTCTGGTGGGTTGCACGATGTGAAGGGCGGACAGTCTGCTCAAgaggtgcggacggtccgcccctcaaactttaatattgtccagagacgttgtctcTCTGAGTGTTCGGAGTgtctgaacggcggacggtccgccaatagggtgcggacagtccgcgaagggctctaacggtcgactctgacacataatcattgcagatcTAGCCGTTGGGTTTGAATGGCTCTAACGCGGACAGttcgcgaaaactctgttttcacagGTTttgagtataacggctagtttggggcctccctctataaatagagggtgtggccggcaaTTTGATGTGGCTGAGCACTtaggggacttggtgtccttgtgtgagagtgcttgagagccctctactcactctaacttgatagtaatcatctgatcgagtgagagagcgattctagtgcgattgctttgagagattgcatcgagtggcattaggtgatcgtgttgcaagccggtgtgcttgttactcttggaggttgccacctcctagacggcttggttgCAAAAGGCTCCGTTTAAGCCCGCAAGAatattgtgcggtgctccggagaagagtttgtgaggggtattgtgctcaccccgcgggagccgcgaagagcaactctagttgagcgagacgtgaagagcaacaagtggtccggccggatcatgtgctagagctcggtgtgagcactccacgtgggagagtgtgacttgagagtgaccactagcaagaggatcggcggcaaccttggagcttgtctcaacggggattagtttggtggcaaccaagtgaacctcgggataaaaatcaccgtgtcaattttgtctactcttttcggtggtttgcattcttcAAATCATAagtcttgtatttacattcatatatatatcttatgcttgtgtagttgctctctagtgattagttagcttgtgtagcttgctaatcatcttcttgcttgtgtagctagaagtagagatcctagtgtaactagttagcttgtgtagcttaattagttactcttgcttagattgtgtagctaagcaagttgagctcttaggtttggattgtgtatccatatccttgagcatctagtgagcttgggtttggctttgtgtgtttgctcattagaattgtgtaggagctcctccggtttgtgaagtactagtgcttagacttgtgtggcttggcattagaattgttaggagagctcttgctaacttggcactccattttctttgtgtaggatctttttggaggtaccttagagtcatagttagaggggtgaagtcttggctaagcgaatagtttcaattccgcagaAATTttggttagccggcgcaattagttttagaaaggactattcaccccccccccctctagtccgtcatctcgaccctacatGCGTGTATAAAAGGCGACCATGTAGTTGCCGAGAGCACATGCTTGCATATTTGCTTTCATGTATTTTCAGTTAGCCCAAACAAACAGCTATGATCTCCTTATTCTCAAGGGCATCTTTCCTTCGAgaaatggaggctaatttagGACCCTCTCCTAACGATCCCAATAAATGTATTACAGATTCCAAGGTATGGCCAaaaggtgtagagccacccgattgctattgctagatgcgttgtgttccgaacatatctcgtgaCTCCGAGACTTTCGGCCAGAGGtattggtgttgcaagaatatcgtggaagtccaaaaaagaggtgcaacatcacaggtatagattaatttttaaatatatttgtctagtggttttatttttttaaataaattgtTTACTAAAGTACGCTGGTGATGAGACGCATATTCATTGGTGTTATTTCCATGAGTGAATTGACATGTGGATCACTCGTCGTGATCAGCAATATATGGAGTGGTCGAAGAAGGTGGATAAAGATGTACGCAAGTGCGAGAGCGGAAAGCAAAACGGGCAGGATGTGATAAGGAAACTAgccgtgaatgatggatgttgtACTGGTCCATTTCATTCTGATCAATCATGCTGTCAGAATAAATTATGTTCGTTCGCCATCAATATGTTGCGTGTTTGTTTCAGAAGCCTTTTTTCACTTCGTATGTATTGTTTTTTTTCGTGTTTTTCATGTCTACTCCTGGTGTTTCGGAAGCCTCTTTTCGCTTCCTATGTACTCGTGGTGTTATGGAGGTTGTTTTCCTTTCTAATAAAATCGTGCATCATCCGGCATTGGAAAACTATCATACTAGTACTttgaaaaattacaaaaaaaagcATCAACTATTTGCACAATTGGTCACCACATTCAATAATGTTTTTGAACAATTATTGTTTCATCGGCGGGCTGTCGTACCATAAGATGCGACACTACGCTCCATAGTACGGACCAAACATGACTTGTTGGACTGCCCTCTCCCAAAAGGCGGCTTGCCCGTTGTTACGATGTTCGGACATCGAAATCTTGTTTCAAAATTTCCGGACGTCTGAACCAATGTTATTTTCGGACGTCGCAccctataaaaaaaatttacacctCTACAAAAAATTTTACAGCTGAGACTGCCTATCGCCAATTCAATTGGCGAGATCGCTATCGCCGAATCAATTGGCGATATGTTACTGGGAGGTCCACAGGCCCTCTACAGGACGGCTATAGCTGTCCCAACACGGCGGTAGCTCCTACCGCCAGTTCATCTGGCGGTAAGTGCTTACCACCAGTTCAAACGGCGGTATGTTTTGTGGGCCGTGGCCCATGCAACAAACCGCCAATTCATATGGCGGTAGCCGATTACAGCCGAGTCAACCGGCGGCTGGGTgacaaatttgcaaaaaaaattaagtatatatttttgataaattggATAAAATACCGCGCCGAAATATAGATTCGGCCCTGTTTGGGGCTTTGGGGTCTGGTCATCTGCTCGTTCTGGAAACTTGGCACCTGCCTACCAGTGCAATACATATAAGATTTGATTAAAAAGTATTGTAAGAttgctaaaaaagaaaaaagagtatGGTGTAAGATTTTCTCTATGACCCATCTCAATGGAGTTTCATGGAGGATTTTAtagcattaaatatcatcaatacTAACATGGTAAGAAGAGAGAATGATAGAGTTTCATGAGATGTGAGTACAATTTTATTACCTTGAAATACATCTGGCATAATTACCTAGTTTCTAATGTAGATAACTGTGCCATAAAATTGTACACCAAGTCTGGCTTTGGAGAAGTATGATCATGGCACCAAGCCTGGATTGAGGGAGCTTGTGGTTGAAGGAGCGACTGAACCAGAGATATATGTCACTCTGTTTACTGGACTGTGACTGGTAGCTAGTGctaatttgttatgagagaaaagtactgctgattggttggtggctggtactgatttgatatgagagaaaaacactgctggttgATTAGTTACAAATTAAGCGAACATAGTGAATCGGTCGGTCACCGAGGACGACGGCAGGCCGATGGTCTCTCAGTCATCACCTTATTAAAAAGGTAAAGGCGGCTGAAGGTCAGTGATGACTAGCTCCCTTAGTTCTTTCTAAAAATTAAATGCATAATATCAACTTGGAGTAGTTAATTATAAGAATGACTCCTTTTTTTCTCTAAGAAAAAAGAATGACTCCAATGGGACAAACTACGAGTCTACTATATGATACATCCAGTTACCTACTCCTGCATTTTACATCTAGGGTGGTTGTGGTTTGATAAAAACTCAAACATAACCATGCAAGTCTGGTGGAGTTTTTTCCTGATATGTGTCAGGTAGAGTTGCAACCACACCTCTACAGCATTGCAAAATCCCATATGGGGTGTTTGAGTGGGCAGGCGGACTGTACACGCGGTCAGGGTCAGCGGCATAACCAAAGAGCTTAGAAAGTTGAGGGCCTGGGATGCATATAGCTTTCATGGACCTGCCAACGAATTGGACGACCCTGCAATCTAGAGTATATAAACTTGTCCAGTGCCGTGCACTGCGCGCGCACAAGCACAATACTCAAGAGTAGACACATAGGCCAATGGCGGAGGCTGCTGCCGGCAAGCTCGTCGGCAGGCACAAGATCACGGACGCCACCGCGGCCCTGTTCGCCGACTCCGCCAAGATCCCCGACAGGTTCATCCGAACCAACGAGGTCCAGGCAGCCGGCgcggtcgtcgacggcgagaaCGAGGCGTCCGAGCTGCCGGTGGTGGACATGGCGCGCCTCCTTGATCCGGAGCTGTCGGCGTCGGAGACAGCGAAGCTCGGCTCCGCGTGCAGAGAGTGGGGTTTCTTCCAGGTCAGGATCGGATGGATTTCCCGTTTCCCCAGCCCGCCTCTCCTACTTTTCCCTACTCACGTTaatttttcttcttgatcatgTACTCTTCTCGCTCTGTATAGCTCGTGAACCATGGGGTCGAGGCAGAGGCGATGCAGCAGATCAAGGACAGCGTGGCGCAGTTCTTCAGCTTGCCGCTGGAGGCCAAGAACACGGTGGCTGTCCGAGGCGGGGCCCAGGGATTCGGCCACCACTTCAGCGGAGGAGCCTCCACTGATAAGCTGGACTGGGCAGAGTGTCTACTCCTCTTCACGCGGCCACTCCAAGCCAGGAACATGGATGCCTTCTGGCCGACGAACCCACCCACATTCAGGTGCGTCCACTGCTCCGATTAGACTGACAGTGACGCTGCTTAattagtcgtcgtcgtcgtcgtcgtcattaaCCAACTGTCCCGTCGATCCTTGGCTCTACCTCCTAGGCACGCGCTCGACAGGTACTCCGCGGAGATCGAGAATCTCTCGAGGCGCCTGGTGAGCTCCATGGCAGCCGACCTTGGCGTCAGCCAGGAGGTGCTCCTAGGCGCCTTCTTCGGCGACGGCAAGGGCCAGAGCGTGTCCATGCACCACTACCCGCCGTGCCGGCACCGGGACACGGTGGTGGGCATCCCGCCGCACACCGACACCCTGGGCCTGACCCTGCTGCTCCAGGTCGACGACACGCCGGGCCTGCAGGTCAAGAGGGCCGGGCGGTGGTTCCCCGTGCGGCCGCTGCCGGGCGCCCTGGTCGTCAACGTCGGCGACATGCTCGACGTCCTCACCAACGGCGCCTACGCCAGCGTCGAGCACAGGGTGGTCCCGGACGCCCGGGGGCGCCGGGTCACCGTCGCGACGTTCCATGAGGCGTGCGTTGACGGGCGGGTGGCGCCGCTGCCGGAGCTCCTCAGGGGAGGCGAGGCGCCGGCACGGTACAGGTCCGTCGGAATACTCGAGTACCATAAGGGCAGCGGCGAAGCATTGGGCCAAGGCACACGGTTCCTGGACAGCCTGAACCTGAAGGCGTAGCTTATGCTTATTCAAGTTCAGTGTCCCTCTCATTTCCCATATAATAAAACATATCCTGGTGGGACAAAATCAAATCAGCTTGAATTGGGTTATAATTTATGAATATTTTCAATCCGATGCCGTGAACTTCAAAATCAAGCATTCAACCTCTCTCAACTTAAGAAACTATATATATGTCGATTTTAGCAGATTATTCATGCTAGCAGGTTAGACTTTGTATCAAGTCTTTTGGCCGGAGAAGATTGTACTGCGCCATCTTATTAAGttatttctgcaaaaaaaacattttagCACAAAATGAGTGTAGATCAATTTGGTTAGGTTTcgtgtctttcaaaaaaaaaacttgggtGATCGTATTTTCAGGTCGCCATGGGAATGTGATGTTGCTTTAATTTATTGTTTTCTCATCAAAATGATTCACATTCACCATAAAAAAAGGAGCGGTTGAATGCTTTGGTTTGTGAGATTAGGTGGCGGATTTAGCCTAAATTACCCGGCTTATAAAAATAGGCACCTCAGCTCGTGCGGTGCTCTGCTGACTGCTATGCCCAATTAGGAGGTAGACAGGCAGAGCAGTGGAGGCTACTGCCCCCAAGCTCATCGGCAGGGAGAAGAACACGCCCGCTACCGCCTGTCGACGAAGCAGCGATGCAGCAGATGAAGGACAGCGCCGTGCCGTTCTTCAACCTGCCACTCGAGAGCAAGAAATATAGTCCCGAAGTTCCTCTAGGGAACAGGAACGGCACTTAGGATATATTTTTACAAGACGGGAATGAAAATGTTTCCGCGTTCCCGTGTTCCAGAAAGACAGAAAGACGTTTATGGAACGTGGAATGCAGGGACGTTCCCGTTTCCGGTGACCACGGTAAGAACGTAGTTGCAGTGCGAGGAGGTGGTTTCGCAGGATTTGACCACCACTTCAGCGCACCTGCAAGCGACAAGCTGGACTGAGCAGAGAATCCGTTCCTCTTCACGCGACCAGTCCAAGAGAGGAACATGGAGTTCTGGCTTGCTAACCCACCCACGGACCCACCTTCAGGCGCCGAGTCTCCGTCGCGATGTTCCACGAGCACGAGGCGTGTTTCCGAGGGTAGGTAACGCGACCTCCTCCTCGTGGAAGGCGAGGTGCCAGTGACACGCTACAGGTCCATTGGAAAACTTGAGTTCAGAAAGGGCAGCACCGAAGGCCAGAGCACTGGCAAAGGGACATAGTTCCTGGACAGCATCACAATGTAAACAACCATAGCAACTTCGATAGCTGTCCTGAATCGGTTGAATGGACCTTCCATTCTCATATGAGTAGGGAGATAAATAAATCATCATTCATTTGTTAAGTGCAATAGTAAGCATCAAGCCTCATTTTCATCAGAGTCCATTGACTGTCAAACTTGTCAATAGATTAGTG
This window contains:
- the LOC120687523 gene encoding protein SRG1-like is translated as MAEAAAGKLVGRHKITDATAALFADSAKIPDRFIRTNEVQAAGAVVDGENEASELPVVDMARLLDPELSASETAKLGSACREWGFFQLVNHGVEAEAMQQIKDSVAQFFSLPLEAKNTVAVRGGAQGFGHHFSGGASTDKLDWAECLLLFTRPLQARNMDAFWPTNPPTFRHALDRYSAEIENLSRRLVSSMAADLGVSQEVLLGAFFGDGKGQSVSMHHYPPCRHRDTVVGIPPHTDTLGLTLLLQVDDTPGLQVKRAGRWFPVRPLPGALVVNVGDMLDVLTNGAYASVEHRVVPDARGRRVTVATFHEACVDGRVAPLPELLRGGEAPARYRSVGILEYHKGSGEALGQGTRFLDSLNLKA